ctaacaattttgcaccccgACCCCTCTCCCCACTGCCACCAGCTACCTTGTTAACAATAAGATGGAAGTGCTCATGTCCTTAATGCTGGTTATTTCCTTCTGTGAGAAGGCCTCCTGCAGAGGGACAATGGGACTCTTCACTTACCTTCTCAACCAGTGTGGTAGCCCAGCCATTGGATTTAGTGATTATTTCGTCTTCTCGGTTGTCAATCTTCAGGAGGTGAATGTCGTGAGAGGCATTGACGGCGTTGACAATGGTGTCTTTGTCCACAAAAAGCTAGGAAGGAAACCAGGTGAGAGGagggccatggggggggggggctatagacAAACCACCATCCCACGAAGGGTCATCCCTTAATGATGAGTCACACCAAGAGTGTTTTGCCTGTTCTGGTCTTAATGGcgaaaggggaggaagaggaggaagatgatcTCACCATACGAACGTCATCCGGCATCTCCTCATCAAACTCGCTCTTCACTATTTTCTCCAGTGTGTTAACAGCTATCTCCAGGAGCTTCTCATGGTGCTGGTTCTCTAGATCCCGGCATTGAGCCATCGTAGGAGAGAAGGTTAAGAAGCAAAGAACAGATGTGCCTCTCAGCAACACTTTCCTACTGCCCAGTGTTTTAACAAAAGGAGGCGGGGAAGGCTGTGCCGAGAGGATGGAAACTAAAGCCGTGCACATATTGCCAGCTTAAAAAAACAGTTCTCTCAATTTGGATCTAAGCTGGTTTGGGGGAAGAACGCATCAAAACACAgtggctggatctacactcacTTTATAAACGTCATTAGAACGATATGAAACATGTTCTAAAATACCAAGATATATGGTTTctcctctgcttccttttctgcaAGGTCTACCGAGTTTCTGGAAGGCGATAGCTCTGCAGCACTCTGgtatcacattttaataatgcattattaacATTTAAGAAGAACGTCACGTGGCTAAATGGTTATCAGAAccattttaaaactcatttttaCTGTtgaaaaccatgagtgtagatctgctCAGTATTTTGTACGATGCAACAGGGTAGGTCCAGGAGAGACATGGATCATGACTGACATCATGAGTGCACTGAttcccaaaccagtggtgggagcacactggatgcagagcacATGGGAATGTGCACCCAGCCTCAGTTTGTGTTCATTGTGACAGCAAGTACTCAGCCCTTCATGGCCCAACAAAGGTCCTTGAGTTAAACGCACTCCCCAGGGGTGCTGCTTGGACACCCCAGCCCCTGTTTCCAAGCTTCTTGTACTTCTGGTTGGCAGGAGTGGTCCCATGGCAACAAAACTTACTTTATGGGGTGGAAGCGTAgaggctcacccccccccaccttgcttcTCAGGGTTGTCCTCCAGGAAAGCTAAAATGCTAGCCCAGGATTTTAGGTGAGTATTACATTGAGTATTATACCGCAGCAGCTCTTCAGACAGGTCTTGGCACAAAGAGTGAATGGAGAGGAAAGCCCTGCGGTTCTTAGGAGCCTGAGAAATGCTTCAAAAACCGAATCAATCCTAGCCCTACTGCACAGTAATAAGAAGCAATCAAATGccatacagcaggggtcagcaaacttttccagcagggggccggtccactgtccctcagaccttgtggggggccagactaagtttggaaaaaaatgatgaacgaattcctatgccccacaaataaccccgagatgcattttaaataaaaggacacattctactcaggtaaaaacacactgattctcagaccatccgtgggccggatttagaaggtgattgggccggatccggcccccggaccttagtttgctgtACAGTGTAGACAAGCCAGCTCTGTTGATCCGAAGCAAAGCGCCCACCACAACTTGCAGCTCTGTGCAAGCAACAGCAAAAGGATATATTCCTTGTTCGTTTTCTATAAAGTTCGACACCAGGTCAGCAATGTTCCTTTCGAAATCCTTTATCACTTCCttagcaagaaaagaaaaggggtggaAAATTAGATGGCGAAACTGAGTTTGACTCAAAACAATTTGACTCCCACAAGTTTTAGAAATCGGGCCTGAAACACACGGGAGAATTTACCTTCCTGTCATTATTGCTGActatgtcatttatttatttttgttattttagtTAACCAAATATTTATATAGATAACGCTTTAGTGTAAGAAAACCTCACAGCGGtttacaaaaacagaaaatgaaGCATTAAGATTCTCAGCAAAAACCAGGTTGCAGCAGTAATTTAAAAACACTCAAAAGATGGTTAAAATCAGCTTTAGCTAAAAAGAcataaaacacatgtaacttcCACATGTCCGGACAGGcttacctaaacaaaaatgttttaagtaggCTCCAAAAAGAATAGgttgaaggcacctgcctgatgtcaaccaGCAAGAAGTTCCAAAGCTGCCACCACACCAAAACatcaatttcttacaagtgtGGAGCAGGTATTACACAACACCTTTAACAGCGCCGGTTCTGCAGATCCAAGTGGTTGAGCAGGTACATATGGGGGAAAGTGGTCCTGCAAGTAAACTGCCCCCACGCTATTAATGGCTTTTTGCACTAacagcaacaccttgaacttgggcTGGCATCAAATGGTCAAAACCAGTGCAGGTCTCACTCCTGCCAGCAACCatgctaactgcagcttctgatcCAGCACAGGGAGGCCCCACACACAGAGTGtggtgcagtaatccagccttgggAGTCCCCCAACACCCGAACGTCCAGCTCTGCCAGGTTCATACCTCCAGCTGATcaaccagcagcatctcctcaGTCATCAGCACATCTGAGAGCTTTGTGATTTCAAAGTTGTATTCAGCCAGTTTCATCTCTATAGCTTGGTTGTCGCTGAGGTTCTGAATTGTATCAATCACCTGTGTGCTCAGCAAGAGACAGAAGGTTAGCAGCTGTTGCCCCGTGGCAGAAATAATTCATTTTATTCATTATGGGGCGGGGGGATACTCTGGTGCACACAATGGGAATGTGAAGCAGTGACTAAGATCCCACAGGGATTTTCAAACTGTATTCTGTAAAAAGCCTGACTTTCCTTCCAAAGCTTATAAAGAGTTCCTCAATGTGGCCATGTTCCTGGGAAGGGTCTCTGCATGAGCCACAAGACCTCTGCAGGCTCCCACTTAGTGTACATTTCAATTATGTGTGCGGGGGCCCGGAACGTGACCTctggggtcatagctgtcaacctttctctttttttgcgggaaattcccttattatagcattgggaaacagcagggagggttgacggCTATGTCTGGGGTATAGTGTGCTTTGGctaaaagttccagttacaggtaggtagccatgttggtctgccatagtcgaaacaaaagaataataataaaatccttccagtagcaccttagagaccaactaagtttgttattggtatgagctttcatgtgcatgcacacttcttcaggacccaggtggcgctgtggcttaaaccactgtgcctagggcttgctgatcagaaggtcggcagttcgaatccccgcaacggggtgagctcccgttgctcggtcccagctcctgcccacctagcagttcgaaagcacgtcaaagtgcaagtagataaatagggaccgctccggcgggaaggtaaacgccgtttccgtgcgctgctctggttcaccagaagcggcttagtcatgctggccacatgacccagaagctgtacgccggctccatcggccaataaagcgagatgagcgccgcaaccccagagtcggacacgactgggcttaatggtcaggggtcctttttaaggtgctactggaaggaattttttttattttgttctagcTAAAAGTGTTTAGGATTAGGTGCAAGTCAATTGAAaacaaaataccggtacatcAATTTAAACAGCTTTTTGCCTTGGTTTAAGTCAGCACCTGATGGTACTTTCAGGATGTAATCCTTTGCACAGTCACGGGGAACGGTTACTAATCACATTCTATCctgtcccgtccccgtccccccagtcCCCGTCCCCCAGCAGTTCAGGATGGTATACCCATTAAgttctcacaacaatcctgtgaggtaggtcaagcATAGAGAGGATTAAGAAGTAACATCCCATCTTGAGGATGTAGCTTCCTCATCAGACTGTGGGGCTGGCTTCCCTATAGCTTTGCCTGCCGAGAGGTTTAAGCCCTTGCTACAGTATTGGCCTGTAAATAAACAGAACGAAATGTCTGCGATGGAGCGATCCCGGTTTTCACCAAAGATGGCTCGGTTTTGTAATTACTTAAAAGTGTATGGTCCTCTGgaggttgtgggactccaactcccatcatctgcctTGTGCTcactggcgctgatgggagttgtgagtcCAACtgcattccccatccctggcccaAGGTCCTTCATGTACCCCAAGATTCTTCTCTTCAAAGTCCTGCAGGATTTTGGAGCACAGCTGATGGTTCTCTTCCAGGGCTTCGTTGAGGCACTCATAGAAGAGGGCGACCTCGGCCTCACGCCTCTCGTATTGCTTCAGGCCGTACTCAAACAGGTTCTCGCAAATGGCCACAAATTTAGTCTTGTATGTGAAGTCGGAGTCAAGGAGAGAACTGAGCTGtgtttgaaaaggaaagaaaaaggcttGTGTCTTCTTCCACTGTCTTTTTTGGGCTGTTGCCTCCTGTTGTTGGAGATCACTATGACTCACAGTAGCCCTCATAACAAGCAAGAAACCCCACTCCGGAGGACATCCAATTCTCAAGGTTTATCACCAGTTCTGTCCCAGAGCAGAAAGGATGTACTGTATCTCAAAAATTTAGAAAACTTGTTACTGGAGTGGGAGACCAAAGATGAGATGGCAAAGGTGACAATGAAAAAATGGGCCATAGATATTGTTTACAACATAGAATTGTCCGCATGGGAAAAATTATGGGCCGAAACCATGAATTTCTCTGCCTGTTATCTTATTAAGGAAGAAGATGGTGTACTTGACACCCAGCACATTagtgaaaatgtatttaaaagggTCTAATTTATACTGGAAATGCCACAAGGTGGAGGGAACCCCGATTCATATGTGGAAGTCGTGCAAATACACtagagagtattgggaaatgttccacacagaattaaaaaaaagattctaaAACTCACATTTCCGAAAAGACCACAGGCCTTTCTATTAGGGATAATAGGTGATGCCATTCCAAAAAAAAGGCACTAAATACCTTTCTGTATGCAACCGCTTCAGCTAGAATAGTATatgcaaaaaaatgtaaagaagaagagATACTCACGAAGGAAATCTGGCAGAACAAATGGACAGAATACATAGAATTAGTAACCATGATCGCGAAACTAAGGAATAAGGATGAGTTAAACAGAAGAGAAGAGTGGAGGTGTTTGGGAGATTATCTTAGAGGGTACGATATACAATTTAACctacaagtaaaggtaaaggtaaagggacccctgacagtcgcgaacgactctggggttgcggcgctcatctcgctttactggccaaggcagctggcgtacagcttctggttcatgtggccagcatgactaaggtgtTTGGGAGTGGAGGTGTttgggaaaccagagcagtgcacagaaacgccttttaccttcctgtttatttacttgcactctgacgtgatttcgaactgctaggttggcaggagcagggactgaataacgggagctcaccccatcgcgggaattcgaaccgcagaccttctgatcagcaagccctaggctctgtggtttagaccacagcgccacccgcagttAACATCAAAAAAGGAAGACTTGAAATGTTAATGGGTGAAATATCAGAATATACAGCAGATCAAGGTCCCCCAGGCATGCCACAGAGAGATGGATTGGGAAGTCTTAGGGAAAGAGATGGGTGATAGATACTGTATGATGTGTGTATAAAAActgtttaaatttaaaaaaaaaaagttgtgtgggttttttttttttttaaaggatatatCTCCAGTAGATCTGGCACTCCAGGGAGGTAGAGCAGTTTGGCTGCTTCGGGATCGTCTGCAAACATGCTGTCAAAGAGGAAGCTTCCGTTCAGATACTCCACGTAAGCGAGCTGGAGAGAGAAGCAAGGAGGCAGAAATAACAGGAGTGAGCTGGAAGTCAATCGCACCAAgcaagttaactctttattagtaCAGgcgtgtcaggcctaatgagtgTAGCAACTCACATCTTGCCCCCATTAAGCAGTTGCCAAGACTAAAGGTCCCTGTCTCCTCACAACCGCCTAGGTTCCCTTCTCTCCAGGACTTTCCCTCGGCAATTGGAGACTGCACATGCATGAAGGCAACCTctgctccacccttttcatgcctcttctggttctgggaggggagcttgttgcagcaggagggggagacacccgtgactcttcaccagcctgactcatctctgcctcttggtctccctcctctcctgcttcagcttctgcctctgattctggacttctctctgccacagactctccctgctcactaagctctgttacctcttcagcttctgacacatcCTGCGCCCTGtcttctccctttgaccactcACTGtagtcccaccaccactccctggactCTGAGCCTTTTTCCCTTGGGAATCCCCCAACTGGTTCCTCCCACTGTTCCTCTGCATGTCAATGACAAGAAATCAGAAGGAGATAGTTGCCCAAAGGAAATGGAGAGAATCTTATGCCTTAAATTCAGATGGTTCTGTGAGATGTTGAGAAGCAAAATGAAAGGGCCGGGGTcccttaaaataaataacaggCCAATTAACACAACGAAGAAATGCATATTGTAGAATGTTTACGAAAAGAACCATctgttttccaaaaataacaaaataaacaatGTATTCTTTCACAGTTCATCAACCCTCAGCAGACCGCATTGACCTTGAGAGCTGGTCATTTGAGGACAATAGATCcaatgtggtacagtggttagagtgttggtctagcagctgggagaccagggttcaaatccccactcggccatgaagctcactgggtgactttgggccagtcgctgcctctcaacctaacctacctcacagggtttctgtgggttaaaaaaaattttttttggggggggagaactatgtacgccaccttgagctccttggaggaaaggtgggaggcaATACGagacaaacaaacatacatacaaacagaAGTGAAGTTCAGACAGGAGTGTCAAGTTCAAATGAGGCCTTTTAGATCGCTCTctgtccctgcccctgccacctCAGACCCTGTCTCTTTccttaaagcaggcacccccaaagtcggccctccagatgttttgggactacaactcccatcatccctagctaacagggccagtggtcagggatgatgggaattgtagtcccaaaacatctggagggccgactttgggggtgcctgccttaaaGGGAGTCTCTGGGCCTTGAACAGCACACTCAGTCTCTTCCATCTCCCTTCTAGAAGGTTCCTCTTCTCAGCTAAACTCTTGCCCAGGTGGGGGTCAAGACATCCAGACATCTATAAATCTCCCCACGATTCCCTCTTGCCAACTGAAGTCTTGCCAACAGGGTAGAAACTGACAATATTAACAGCAAGGAGCTGAACCCTATCGAGAATGGCTCCAAAACTACAGAACCTTTTCCTCACTTTGGTTAGCTCTCAGGAGACAACTTCTTTcaagcctttctttcttttattgaatttatataacaccctatctatacctggaggtctcagggcggttcacagaaaagatcacaatatataaaatcaaaacaataataataacccagtaacaccccctcccccatccaAAAAAGAGccgcattttaaaagggtataggatgtcggtcaaccaaaggcctggttaaaaaggaacgtttcggcctggcacctaaaggtgtataatgaaggtgccaggtgaacttccatggggagagcattccacagatggggagtgtcagggaactgtccccaacccagcgcagagtggtgcaagggctttCAGAGTATAGAGAGCCCCCGCAACCCCCCCTCAGCAATTCCTCTTCAtccagcgggagcagcagtgagactttgagtggggaggagggggaagtccaGGGAAGTGCAGACAAGGGCTCTGGGACCTCCGAGAGACCCGGCACCCCCAGGGAGCAGAGGGTGTCACgccccttccgtctccccacttgtgcagAGGAGCCAGGCgcagggatggaaggagggggTTCCGCATCCTGTGCCTCTTATGCTGGGGCAAGAACTGGAAGGgggcattcccggattctgagGAAGGATGAGACGGATGTGATTTTGATGCTTTGCACTGTATATAGCATACACAATAAAAACTTTGAAAGAAGCAACAGACttcggctggttactcatgagcaactactgagaaccttacagggagccactgcagagaaggcctgttcttgtgtacTAACTGTTTTGTACAAACTGTTTTGTTTAGCTTTCCGCTTTGTGTCTGTTGAACCTACAACTGTTTTCTAACTGGTTCTTATTTCATATATCAGTGTTCAGAGACCAACTCCTATTCAGGAGGCTGAAAGAGCATCCAGTATCTTGGGTTCTTTCAACATCCCTGCGAtctacattcctgcattgcagcgggttgggctagatgacccttgggatccctccttccagctctacaattctatgattctacagagGGCCCAAAGGTACATACCTTGTGATATTCCACCTGTTTCTGTTGGGCATCCAGAACCTGCTGCTTGGCCATGGCCAGAGTTTCCCCATGTCTCATCTCCTCGATGGCATACTGGTATTTTATCAGGGCCATCTCTCGCTGGGAAAAGAAAACGGGGACAGGCAGCTTAGGATCAatggcgtagctagccgctcagGTGCCCAGGGCAGCGCATGCACCCTGCACCTGGGGAGGCGGAGCGAGCCAATGCAACGCGCACTGCGCAAAGCCtctctgctgcttccccctcagctgtagggcggctgagggagaggcggtgggcagatgcaagccccatgctgccgttttaggcagtgcggagcctgcaggcgcccaagctaccacgtcactcccaggagagatgcgtgacTTGgacatgctgcaggccccgcggtaagtgccGGCCCCCatggtgtggcgcccagtgccagccgCGTTTCGTTGCGTTTGTTGTGAGCTCAaaaaagtttcatgagcccaattttttttattttaaaaactcatatttttgccatttcgtcacccccctcagagatgacacCCAGGGggcgcaccccccttcctacgccactgcttagAATAAGGGCTGTCAAATCCTAAGGCAGGCACCCATGGGGAGAGGAGTGAGAAGGCAGCCTCACCAGCTTTCTGGCACTCAGGGTAGATAGGAAAGCTAAAACAGCAAGAGATAAGGGGCTGAACTTTTCCACCCTTACCGTATTGTCATCTACCAGTCTAAAATCCAGGTACACAAGATCGGGGAGATAAGCGGCGATGAATGCGGAATATACTTCGTTTTCGCACACTGGGTTCCCGGTGAGGTTCAACGTGCGCAGGTTTTTGAACTTCCTGAGATAGATCACCTGTGGCAAGGCGACAGAGAAACACAGAGAGCCACGAGGATAAAATATTTATGGGAATACTTGAGACTTTCACAAAAGATGAACAGGAGGAAAGGGGGTGCTCTTTGTCGGAAAATGTCAAACTTGGGAGTcattaaaccaggcataggcaaactcggccctccagatgttttgggactaca
The sequence above is drawn from the Lacerta agilis isolate rLacAgi1 chromosome 13, rLacAgi1.pri, whole genome shotgun sequence genome and encodes:
- the DRC3 gene encoding dynein regulatory complex subunit 3, producing MSRMYDSIEPNVIDEEMLQKAVEEQGPKEEAGILAKKEGINFKDVLALQLDFRNILKIDNLWQFKNLTKLQLDNNIIEKIEALDTLVHLVWLDLSFNNIEVIEGLDALVNLQDLSLYNNRISKIENLDTLQELQVFSIGNNNIQTLENVIYLRKFKNLRTLNLTGNPVCENEVYSAFIAAYLPDLVYLDFRLVDDNTREMALIKYQYAIEEMRHGETLAMAKQQVLDAQQKQVEYHKLAYVEYLNGSFLFDSMFADDPEAAKLLYLPGVPDLLEIYKTKFVAICENLFEYGLKQYERREAEVALFYECLNEALEENHQLCSKILQDFEEKNLGVIDTIQNLSDNQAIEMKLAEYNFEITKLSDVLMTEEMLLVDQLEEVIKDFERNIADLVSNFIENEQGMMAQCRDLENQHHEKLLEIAVNTLEKIVKSEFDEEMPDDVRMLFVDKDTIVNAVNASHDIHLLKIDNREDEIITKSNGWATTLVEKVHKTEIQRNRSRVLEINQYVDHLRSELDNMDILET